One genomic segment of Impatiens glandulifera chromosome 6, dImpGla2.1, whole genome shotgun sequence includes these proteins:
- the LOC124942881 gene encoding tyrosine--tRNA ligase, cytoplasmic-like, protein MAATITAVNLLKAGGNSTLFLRRSYQAQSRLSNCNLKVNAIGYVDPVRRISIPLAVNRPNGNTTKLFCTSSSSVQDTVVPVSPTNEQSRSPSPENESEERENAIKNAANTLELRVGRILKAWRHEEADSLYVEEVDVGEPEPRIICSGLVKYIPLEFLQDKMVVVLANLKPRNMRGVKSFGMLMAASDASHETVELLEPPEGSSPGERIWFGSSDEKENLPEVVTANQVHKKKIWEQVQPHLKTDSSSIAMLGEHSMRTSTGVVVCKSLKNANIS, encoded by the exons ATGGCGGCTACTATTACGGCGGTTAACCTTCTAAAAGCCGGTGGCAATTCTACGCTGTTTCTCCGCCGCAGTTATCAGGCTCAATCTCGTTTAAGCAACTGCAATCTTAAAGTTAACGCAATTGGATATGTCGACCCGGTCAGACGGATATCAATCCCTTTGGCCGTAAATCGTCCTAACGGGAATACAACAAAATTGTTCTGTACTTCATCATCCTCTGTGCAGGACACAGTTGTTCCCGTGTCCCCTACAAACGAACAATCCCGCTCTCCTTCACCAGAAAATGAGAGCGAAGAAAGAGAAAACGCGATAAAGAACGCGGCTAACACGTTGGAACTTAGGGTGGGACGGATTCTGAAGGCATGGAGACACGAGGAGGCTGATTCCTTGTACGTTGAAGAGGTGGATGTTGGAGAGCCTGAACCTAGAATAATTTGCAGCGGCCTTGTTAAATATATTCCGCTTGAATTCCTTCAG GACAAGATGGTAGTTGTACTTGCTAATCTTAAGCCAAGGAATATGCGTGGTGTCAAATCATTTGGAATGCTAATGGCAGCATCTGATGCCTCGCATGAAACTGTTGAGCTTCTCGAGCCTCCGGAGGGTTCATCTCCTGGTGAAAGGATATGGTTTGGTTCGTCTGATGAGAAGGAAAACCTTCCTGAGGTCGTCACAGCAAACCAG GTTCATAAGAAAAAGATATGGGAGCAAGTTCAGCCTCATCTTAAGACAGATTCATCGAGCATTGCCATGCTTGGGGAGCATTCAATGCGAACATCAACTGGGGTTGTGGTTTGCAAATCTTTGAAAAACGCTAATATATCATGA